AAACTTTTAGCAAGAAATTAGGAGGAGTTTCAAATGGCTGTTGAAGAAAAAGTATTAAAACAACAACAAGATGTTACAAAAATGATTAATTCTTTAGTTGATCGTGGTTCTAAAGCGTTAAAGGAATTTCGCAATTATGATCAAGAAATGATCAATGACATAGTAAAAGAAATGGCTTTAGCAGGATTAGATCAACATATGCAATTAGCTAAGCTAGCAGTTGATGAAACAAAACGTGGTGTTTATGAGGATAAAATTATTAAAAACATTTTTGCTACAGAGTACATTTATCATAACGTTAAATATGATAAAACTGTCGGCATTATTAATGATAATGAACACGAAGGTGTAATCGAAGTTGCAGAGCCAGTTGGTGTTGTTGCTGGTGTAACACCAGTGACAAATCCAACATCAACAACGATGTTTAAAGCAATTATTGCAATTAAAACTAGAAACCCAATTATTTTTGCTTTCCACCCATCTGCACAAAAATGTAGTAGTGAAGCTGCAAGAATTCTTCGTGACGCAGCAGTAAAAGCAGGAGCACCTGAAGGTTGTATACAATGGATAGAAACGCCATCTATCGAAGCAACAAAACAATTAATGAATCATGATGGGGTTGCGATCGTCTTGGCGACAGGTGGTCCAGGGATGGTTAAATCAGCGTATAGTACTGGTAAACCTGCGTTAGGTGTAGGTGCTGGTAACGTACCGTGTTATATTGAAAAATCTGCTGATGTGAAACGTTCTGTAAATGATTTAATTTTATCAAAAACATTTGATAATGGCATGATTTGTGCTTCTGAACAAGCTGTTATTATCGATAAAGATATTTATGATGAAGTGAAAAAAGAAATGATATATCATTCTTGTTACTTCTTATCAGAAAACGAAAAGAAAAAAGTAGAAAAACTTGTTATTGATGAAAACAAATGTGCAGTTAATCCAAATATCGTTGGTAAACCAGCTTATGAAATCGCCAAAATGGCTGGTGTAGAAGTACCAAAAGATACTAAAATTCTAATCGCTGAATTAAAAGGTGTAGGTGAAGCTCACCCACTTTCAAGAGAAAAGCTTAGTCCAGTACTAGCTTGTTATAAAGTTAATAATACAGAGGAAGGGATTACTCGTGCAGAAGAAATGCTAGAGTTTGGAGGTCTAGGTCACTCTGCTGTAATTCATTCTGAAGACCAAGAAACAATAGAAACTTATGGGAAACGTATGAAAGCATGCCGTGTCATTGTGAATGCTCCATCTTCACAAGGTGCAATCGGAGATATTTATAATGCATATATTCCTTCATTAACATTAGGATGTGGATCTTACGGCAAGAACTCTGTATCTTCAAATGTTGGAACAGCGAACTTATTAAATGTAAAAAAAATTGCGAAAAGGAATGTCAATATGCAATGGTTTAAGCTTCCACCAAAAGTTTACTTTGAAAAGCATTCTACTCAATATTTAGCAAAAATGCCTGAAATCTCAAAAGCTTTGATTGTAACGGACCCAGGTATGGTGAAGCTTGGCTATGTTGATAAAGTTCTTTATTATTTACGTAAACGTCAAGATTACGTCCATTGTGAAATTTTCTCAAATGTTGAGCCAGATCCATCTATTGAAACAGTTATGAAGGGTGCAGAAATGATGAAAGAATTCCAACCTGATGTCATCATCGCACTTGGTGGTGGATCAGCGATGGATGCTGCAAAAGGAATGTGGTTATTTTACGAACACCCAGAAACAACGTTCCATGGCTTAAAACAGAAGTTTTTAGACATCCGTAAACGTACGTTCAAATATCCTAAACTAGGAAACAAAGCTAAATTTGTTGCAATACCAACAACTTCAGGAACTGGATCTGAGGTAACACCATTCTCTGTTATTACTGACAAGAAAAACAATGTCAAGTATCCGTTAGCAGATTATGAATTAACACCAGATGTTGCAATCGTAGATCCACAGTTTGTTATGACAGTTCCGAAGCACGTAACTGCTGATACTGGTATGGATGTTTTAACACATGCGATTGAAGCTTACGTTTCTAATATGGCAAATGATTATACGGATGGTTTAGCGATTAAAGCTATTCAACTAGTATTTGAATATTTACCAAAAGCTTATCATAACGGTGCAGATGAACTTGCTAGAGAGAAAATGCACAATGCATCTACGATTGCAGGTATGGCATTTGCAAATGCCTTCTTAGGTATTAATCATAGCTTGGCACATAAAATGGGTGCAGAGTTCCATATTGCACATGGTAGAGCAAATACATTATTAATGCCGCATGTTATTCGTTTCAATGCAACAAAACCGAAAAAGTTTACAGCATTCCCTAAATATAAACATTTCATAGCTGATCAACGTTATGCTGAAATTGCTAAAGCATTAGGTTTACCAGCACGTACAACTGAAGAAGGTGTAGAGAGCTTAATCCAAGCGGTAATTAAATTAGCGAAAGAACTAAATATTCCTATGAGTTTACCTGAAAATGGTGTAGATAAAAAAGAATTTGAGGAAAAAGTGGCAATTTTGGCAGACAGAGCATTTGAAGATCAATGTACACCAGCAAATCCAAAGTTACCATTAGTTACTGAATTAGAAGAAATTTATCGTCAAACATTCAAAGGAGTATAATCTGGGGGGATTAGGATGAACAGGTTGAGTACGATTCCAACGGAAGTTGCTTGGAAGAACTTCAAAGAAGGAAAATGGCTGGATTCCATAGATGTACGAGATTTTATTCAAACAAATGTTACACCCTATACGGGCAAGGAAGATTTCCTTGCCCCCCCAACTCTAAAAACCACTCAACTTTGGGATAAAGTATTAGAGTTGATGAAAAAGGAACGGGACAATGGTGGTGTACTTGATATTGATACACGGACAGTATCAACCATTACTTCACATGAGCCAGGATATATTGATAAAAATCTTGAAAGCGTTGTAGGGCTCCAAACGGATGAGCCATTAAAACGTTCCATCCAACCTTTTGGTGGTATCCGTATGGTAAAAGATGCTTGCAAGGCTTATGGGTATGATCTCGATACAGAAGTAGAGAAAACGTTTACTGAGTATCGAAAAACACATAATCAAGGAGTCTTCGATGCTTATACTCCAGAAATGAGGAAGGCACGTAAAGCTGGTATCATTACTGGGTTACCAGATGCATACGGGCGAGGAAGAATTATCGGTGATTATCGCAGAGTAGCATTATATGGTGTCGACCGTTTGATGGAAGAAAAAAGCAAGGCTCATGCTCGATTAGAGAATGATTTAATGAGCGACACAGTTATCCGTGATCGTGAAGAGATTTCTGAACAATTTAGAGCATTACAAGAGTTGAAAGATATGGCTGCATCATACGGGTATGATATATCAAAACCTGCAGTACACGCTAGGGAAGCAATTCAATGGCTATATTTTGCATACCTTGCAGCGATAAAAGAACAAAATGGCGCTGCGATGAGTCTCGGTCGTGTATCTACATTTTTAGATATATATTTTGAAAGAGACTTGCACAATGGGGTTCTAACTGAATCAGAAGTCCAAGAATTAGTTGATCATTTTGTAATGAAGCTACGTCTTGTGAAATTTTTGCGTACTCCTGATTATAACGAGTTGTTCAGTGGTGACCCGACGTGGGTAACAGAATCAATTGGTGGTATGAGTCTTGACGGACGTCCACTCGTTTCCAAAACATCATTCCGCTTCCTACACACGCTTGACAATCTTGGACCAGCTCCTGAACCTAACTTAACAGTACTTTGGTCGACTGAGCTTCCAGATCATTTCACAAGATATTGTTCAAAAATGTCAATAAAAACAAGTTCCATTCAATATGAAAATGATGATTTAATGCGTAAAGAATACGGTGATGATTACGGTATTGCATGTTGTGTTTCTGCCATGAAAATAGGTAAACAAATGCAGTTTTTTGGAGCACGTGCTAACTTGGCGAAGGCATTACTATATGCAATTAACGGTGGGATAGATGAAAAATTAGGTGTACAAGTTGGACCAAGCCTTGATCCAATTACTTCAAATATCTTAGATTATGAAGAAGTATTGAAAAACTATGATGCAATGTTAAATTGGCTAGCAAAGCTTTATATGAATACCTTAAATATTATACATTACATGCATGATAAGTATTCTTATGAGCGTATTGAAATGGCACTACATGATGAGGAAATATTACGTACTATGGCTTGCGGCATCGCTGGCTTATCGGTTGTAGCAGATTCTTTAAGCGCAATAAAATACGCAAAAGTAAGACCTATTCGAAATGAATATGGAATCGCGGTTGATTTTGAAATTGACGGAGATTATCCACAGTTCGGTAACGATGACGATCGTGTTGACACGATTGCAACAGAGTTAGTTGAGACATTTATGAATAAACTTCGTCTGTATCCGACGTATCGTTCTTCTGTTCCGACACAATCTATATTAACTATAACCTCAAACGTTGTGTACGGGAAAAAAACAGGTACAACACCTGATGGAAGAAAAGCAGGCGATGCGTTTGCACCGGGTGCCAACCCGTTACATGGACGTGATAAAAATGGAGCGTTAGCATCATTAAACTCTGTTGCAAAGCTTCCTTATGAAGATTGTCTAGATGGAATCTCTTGTACATTTTCAATGGTACCAAATTCTCTAGGCAAAGAAGAGCAAACGAGAATCAATAATCTTGTTTCTATCTTAGATGGATATATGGCACAACATGGTCACCATATAAATGTTAACGTGTTTGAACGTGAACAGTTACTTGATGCAATGGAACATCCGGAAAAATACCCACAATTAACAATACGTGTTTCAGGTTATGCTGTGAATTTTATTAAATTGACACGTGAACAACAAATTGAGGTTATAAATAGAACATTCCATGAAAATATGTAAGTAAAAAAAGGGAGAATTAAAATGGCGTATTATTTAATTCTCCCATTACATATTTATTTTTTGTTTTAGGCAGTATAGATGGCGTTTTGCATGTAATCATTGAGGTATTAAAGTTTACTTTCCATCAAATAGATCTTTCAGCCGTTCATATACTTTAGCGTATTGTTTTTCTTGTCCACTTTGTTTAGGCTGAAAGTACTCCTTACCCTTTAGCTCATCAGGAAGATATTGCTGCTGTACCCAGCCGTTAGGATAATCGTGAGGATACTTATAACCAATTCCGTGCCCCATCGATTTAGCTCCTTTATAATGCGCATCTCGTAAATGTAAGGGGATTTCACCTGTGTAACCTTTTCTAACATCTTCTAGTGCCATATCAAGAGCTTTATATGCACTGTTTGTTTTCGGAGATAAACATTGATCTACAACGACGTTAGCTAATGGAATTCTTGCTTCTGGTAAGCCGAGTCTTTCAACTGCTTCGCATGCATTAACCGTTCTTACTGCTACTTCTGGAGCAGCGAGAGATATGTCTTCATAGGCAATGACAATTAGTCTTCTACAAATTGATGTTAAATCTCCACCCTCTATTAACCGAGCTAAATAATGAAGTGCTGCATTTACATCGCTACCCCTAATACTCTTTTGCAAGCAAGATAATAGAGAATAGTATAAATCACCTTTCTTGTCGTGAGAAAAACCTTTATTTTCAACACATTCCTCTACTGTTTTAATAGGTACGGTGATTTTTTCCACGTCTACCTTTTTTGATGCAATGACTACATCTTCTAGAATATTTAATGCTGAGCGCGCATCACCGTTAGTTGATTGAGTAATTATTTCGAGAGCTTCATCAGCAATTTCAATGTCTAAGCTACCTAAGCCTCTTGTTGAATCAGCCAATGCTCTTAATAGTAATGTCATCATATCCTCTCTAGAAATACGTTGTAATTCTTTTATTTGACCGCACCTGCTTCTAATCGCTGGATTTACATCATGAAAGGGGTTCTCAGTAGTTGCGCCTATTAAAGTGATTAAACCTTTTTCAACATGAGGTAAAAGATAGTCTTGCTGTGCTTTATTAAACCGATGAACTTCGTCGATAAATAAGATTAAACTTCCTTCAACTTCGGCTTGTCTAACAGCATTTTCTATATCTTTTTTGCCTGCTGTAGTTGCATTAATAGCAACGAAGGGCATATTTACTGTTCCGGCAATTGCTTTGGCAATCGACGTTTTCCCAATACCAGGTTCTCCATATAACAATATTGAGGGCACATGTTCATTAACTATCATTTTATATAACGCCGTTTTTGGTCCAATTATATGTTGCTGGCCAACAATTTCGTCTAAATTCCTAGGGCTCATTCGAAATGATAACGGGGATTCAACCAATGACTCGAATAACAAAGTGATCATCTCTCCTACTTTTTGGAATCTTTGTTCTTGTTCTAGGATGTTAATATGTATTACAATACACTATTATGGTATAATGGCAAATGCTTAATATTAAATATGTAGACTCTTTTCGTAAGCATTGATGGTTTAAGTATAAAGTGATTTTATTCTATTGGCATATTTTAATGAAGAAAAGGTGCCACGAATAGTGATTAACGAATTGTACGTACAACAATGCATGCGAGAAAAGCCGTCTGTAACTTTACAATGGTTAGCTGTCAACCATTTTATGATATAAATTTTGATTGTGAACGGGACTAAATGACTTCGACAATGTCAGTCCTTGCACCATCGGCTAGCGGTAATAAGCTAATACGACAAGAAGTCGATCTTAAATCGATTCTCGTAGGTTCGTCTTATGCTTATAACCAGGATCAAGATGCCAATTTCACCGTTGCCCACAGGCGTGGGGAAATCTAGTGTCTAAGCATTTCTTATTTGTGGAGGGATATAAAGGATGAAGATTTCGACTAAAGGTAGGTATGGACTTACAATAATGATTGAATTGGCCAAGAAATACGGTGATGGGCCTATTTCATTAAAATCTATCGCTAAAACTCATGATCTATCCGAACATTATTTAGAGCAATTGATTGCTCCTTTACGCAATGCCAGGCTAGTAAAAAGTATTAGAGGAGCGTACGGTGGATATGTGTTAGCGGATGATCCAGCAAAGATAACTGCTGGTGATATTATTAGAGTTTTAGAGGGACCAATTAGTCCAGTTGAGGTTTTAGATGATGAAGAGCCTGCCAAAAGGCAGTTATGGATACGAATTCGTGATGCTGTGAAAGATGTCTTAGATAATACTACACTAGAGGATTTAGCAAGTTACAGTGGTGGAGATCAAGAATCTTACATGTTTTATATATAAGTTGTTTGCGCATTTCATGAAGTCTAGCTACAACAGCGCCTATTCCCTTAAGGTTCGAGGTTGAGCATGTCGCTTGCGCATTTCATTTAAGGAGGAATACAATGGAAAGAATATATCTTGACCATGCGGCAACTTCTCCAACTCATCCAGACGTTGTTAAAGAGATGAGCCCATATATGAGTGAAATTTTCGGCAACCCTTCTAGTATTCACTCCTTTGGCAGAGAAAGTCGACAAGCCATAGATGATGCTAGACAAACAATCTCTGCTAGTATTGGTGCGAAGTCAACAGAAATTATTTTTACGAGTGGTGGTACGGAAGCAGATAATTTAGCTCTAATTGGAGTTGCATTAGCAAATAAACATCGAGGTAACCATATAATTACAACTAAAGTTGAGCATCACGCTATTTTGCATACTTGTGAATATTTAGAAACCCAAGGCTTTAAGGTTACGTATTTACCAGTGCAGGAAAACGGAAGTGTTTCTATTGAGGATGTAAAGGCATCATTGACAGATCAAACAATTCTTGTGTCAATGATGTTAGCTAATAACGAAGTTGGTACAATACAACCAATTAAAGAGTTAAGTGAAATTGTAAGAGCAAATGGTGCGTATGTTCATTCAGATATAGTACAGGGGTATAATTTGTACCCTATTAATGTCGATGATCTTGGTATTGATTTATTATCAGTTTCAGGGCATAAAATTAACGGCCCAAAAGGTGTTGGGTATTTATACGTTCGTTCTGGAGTGAAAATTACTCCAAGCGTACATGGTGGTGAACAAGAAAGAAAGAGACGGGCAGGCACTGAAAACGTGGCGAGCATTGTCGGTCTTAAGCATGCTGTTCAATTAAGCGACAAAGGCAGGAATGAACGCTTTGAGTTATATAGCAGCTATAAAAAACAAATGATAGATATATTCAAACGAGAAGAAATTGATTTTAGCATCAATGGAGATCTTGAATTGACTGTACCAAACATATTAAATGTTAGTTTTGCAGGAGTAAGTGTCGAGGCTTTACTCGTTAACTTAGATCTTATTGGTATTGCGGCTTCCAGTGGCTCGGCTTGTACTGCCGGTTCTGTTGATCCATCGCATGTTCTAGTAGCGATGTTTGGGAAAGATTCGGAGAGGATACAATCTTCGATCAGATTTAGTTTTGGTTATGGAAATAACGAGGAAGAAATTAGAAAAGCAGCATATGAAATAACAAAAGTTGTGAAACGACTAACAAAATATTAAACATTATTATATAAATGAGGTGAAAGTAATGAGCAAAGCTCCTAACGATACTCGTGTTGTTGTCGGTATGTCGGGTGGGGTCGATTCTTCGGTTGCTGCATTGCTGTTAAAAGAACAAGGTTATGATGTAATTGGTATTTTTATGAAAAATTGGGATGATACTGATGAAAATGGTGTTTGTACAGCAACTGAAGATTATAACGATGTCATTCAAGTATGTAATCAAATTGGTATTCCCTACTATGCAGTTAATTTCGAAAAACAATATTGGGATAAAGTATTTACTTACTTTTTAGATGAATACAAAGCAGGTAGGACACCTAACCCAGATGTAATGTGTAATAAAGAAATTAAATTTAAAGCCTTTTTAGATCATGCACTAGCTTTAGGAGCCGATTATGTGGCGACGGGTCATTATGCAAGAGTTGCATATCGTAATGGAGAATATAAAATGCTCCGTGGGCTAGATGAAAACAAAGACCAAACTTATTTTTTAAATCAACTAGGCCAAGAGCAACTTTCTAAAGTACTCTTTCCACTTGGTGAAATTAATAAAAGCAAGGTTCGTGAAATAGCCCAACAAGCTGGATTAGCAACAGCAACGAAAAAAGATAGTACGGGAATTTGCTTTATCGGTGAACGCAACTTTAAAGAATTTTTAAGTAATTATTTACCTGCTCAGCCTGGAGAAATGCAAACATTATCAGGTGAAATCAAAGGAAAGCATGACGGTTTAATGTATTATACGATTGGCCAACGTCATGGCTTAGGTATTGGAGGAAGTGGTGAACCTTGGTTTGTAGTAGGAAAGGATCTAGAAAATAATATTTTATACGTTGATCAAGGTTTTCATAATGATTTATTGTATTCGGACGCAATTTTAGCTACGAATATTAGTTGGGTATCCGATCGTGAAATAACAGATACACTAAAATGTACTGCGAAATTTCGTTATCGTCAACAGGACAATGCTATTACAGTCCAAAGAATAGATGATAATAATATCAAAATTATTTTTGATGAACCTATTAGAGCAATAACTCCAGGACAGGCAGTTGTTTTTTATGATGGAGACGAGTGCCTAGGTGGCGGAACCATTGATATTGTATACAAAAATGGCGAAGAACTAGATTATGTGTAGTAATATATTATAGAAAAAGCTTCACCTCCGCTTATGCAGAGGTGAAGCTTTTTAGGTGCAATACAACCTCTTGTAATTATACGTTTTAGTAACAATAAAATTCTGTTATGATTGATGGGTTTACAACTTTGATGAACGTAACAGTGCCATCAAAGTGTATTGAGGCACTAGTATCATTCCTATGCTATACTAATAGCTAATTGGAGGTTTTAAAAATGGTTGATAATAATAAGCTAGGAATTCAATATATGCAAGAAGGAAAATATGAAGAAGCTGCAAAGGTATTTAATCAAGCTATTGAAGATTCACCAAAGGATCCGATAGCATATATTA
This portion of the Cytobacillus sp. IB215665 genome encodes:
- the adhE gene encoding bifunctional acetaldehyde-CoA/alcohol dehydrogenase: MAVEEKVLKQQQDVTKMINSLVDRGSKALKEFRNYDQEMINDIVKEMALAGLDQHMQLAKLAVDETKRGVYEDKIIKNIFATEYIYHNVKYDKTVGIINDNEHEGVIEVAEPVGVVAGVTPVTNPTSTTMFKAIIAIKTRNPIIFAFHPSAQKCSSEAARILRDAAVKAGAPEGCIQWIETPSIEATKQLMNHDGVAIVLATGGPGMVKSAYSTGKPALGVGAGNVPCYIEKSADVKRSVNDLILSKTFDNGMICASEQAVIIDKDIYDEVKKEMIYHSCYFLSENEKKKVEKLVIDENKCAVNPNIVGKPAYEIAKMAGVEVPKDTKILIAELKGVGEAHPLSREKLSPVLACYKVNNTEEGITRAEEMLEFGGLGHSAVIHSEDQETIETYGKRMKACRVIVNAPSSQGAIGDIYNAYIPSLTLGCGSYGKNSVSSNVGTANLLNVKKIAKRNVNMQWFKLPPKVYFEKHSTQYLAKMPEISKALIVTDPGMVKLGYVDKVLYYLRKRQDYVHCEIFSNVEPDPSIETVMKGAEMMKEFQPDVIIALGGGSAMDAAKGMWLFYEHPETTFHGLKQKFLDIRKRTFKYPKLGNKAKFVAIPTTSGTGSEVTPFSVITDKKNNVKYPLADYELTPDVAIVDPQFVMTVPKHVTADTGMDVLTHAIEAYVSNMANDYTDGLAIKAIQLVFEYLPKAYHNGADELAREKMHNASTIAGMAFANAFLGINHSLAHKMGAEFHIAHGRANTLLMPHVIRFNATKPKKFTAFPKYKHFIADQRYAEIAKALGLPARTTEEGVESLIQAVIKLAKELNIPMSLPENGVDKKEFEEKVAILADRAFEDQCTPANPKLPLVTELEEIYRQTFKGV
- the pflB gene encoding formate C-acetyltransferase, which codes for MNRLSTIPTEVAWKNFKEGKWLDSIDVRDFIQTNVTPYTGKEDFLAPPTLKTTQLWDKVLELMKKERDNGGVLDIDTRTVSTITSHEPGYIDKNLESVVGLQTDEPLKRSIQPFGGIRMVKDACKAYGYDLDTEVEKTFTEYRKTHNQGVFDAYTPEMRKARKAGIITGLPDAYGRGRIIGDYRRVALYGVDRLMEEKSKAHARLENDLMSDTVIRDREEISEQFRALQELKDMAASYGYDISKPAVHAREAIQWLYFAYLAAIKEQNGAAMSLGRVSTFLDIYFERDLHNGVLTESEVQELVDHFVMKLRLVKFLRTPDYNELFSGDPTWVTESIGGMSLDGRPLVSKTSFRFLHTLDNLGPAPEPNLTVLWSTELPDHFTRYCSKMSIKTSSIQYENDDLMRKEYGDDYGIACCVSAMKIGKQMQFFGARANLAKALLYAINGGIDEKLGVQVGPSLDPITSNILDYEEVLKNYDAMLNWLAKLYMNTLNIIHYMHDKYSYERIEMALHDEEILRTMACGIAGLSVVADSLSAIKYAKVRPIRNEYGIAVDFEIDGDYPQFGNDDDRVDTIATELVETFMNKLRLYPTYRSSVPTQSILTITSNVVYGKKTGTTPDGRKAGDAFAPGANPLHGRDKNGALASLNSVAKLPYEDCLDGISCTFSMVPNSLGKEEQTRINNLVSILDGYMAQHGHHINVNVFEREQLLDAMEHPEKYPQLTIRVSGYAVNFIKLTREQQIEVINRTFHENM
- a CDS encoding replication-associated recombination protein A, encoding MLFESLVESPLSFRMSPRNLDEIVGQQHIIGPKTALYKMIVNEHVPSILLYGEPGIGKTSIAKAIAGTVNMPFVAINATTAGKKDIENAVRQAEVEGSLILFIDEVHRFNKAQQDYLLPHVEKGLITLIGATTENPFHDVNPAIRSRCGQIKELQRISREDMMTLLLRALADSTRGLGSLDIEIADEALEIITQSTNGDARSALNILEDVVIASKKVDVEKITVPIKTVEECVENKGFSHDKKGDLYYSLLSCLQKSIRGSDVNAALHYLARLIEGGDLTSICRRLIVIAYEDISLAAPEVAVRTVNACEAVERLGLPEARIPLANVVVDQCLSPKTNSAYKALDMALEDVRKGYTGEIPLHLRDAHYKGAKSMGHGIGYKYPHDYPNGWVQQQYLPDELKGKEYFQPKQSGQEKQYAKVYERLKDLFDGK
- the cymR gene encoding cysteine metabolism transcriptional regulator CymR — encoded protein: MKISTKGRYGLTIMIELAKKYGDGPISLKSIAKTHDLSEHYLEQLIAPLRNARLVKSIRGAYGGYVLADDPAKITAGDIIRVLEGPISPVEVLDDEEPAKRQLWIRIRDAVKDVLDNTTLEDLASYSGGDQESYMFYI
- a CDS encoding cysteine desulfurase family protein yields the protein MERIYLDHAATSPTHPDVVKEMSPYMSEIFGNPSSIHSFGRESRQAIDDARQTISASIGAKSTEIIFTSGGTEADNLALIGVALANKHRGNHIITTKVEHHAILHTCEYLETQGFKVTYLPVQENGSVSIEDVKASLTDQTILVSMMLANNEVGTIQPIKELSEIVRANGAYVHSDIVQGYNLYPINVDDLGIDLLSVSGHKINGPKGVGYLYVRSGVKITPSVHGGEQERKRRAGTENVASIVGLKHAVQLSDKGRNERFELYSSYKKQMIDIFKREEIDFSINGDLELTVPNILNVSFAGVSVEALLVNLDLIGIAASSGSACTAGSVDPSHVLVAMFGKDSERIQSSIRFSFGYGNNEEEIRKAAYEITKVVKRLTKY
- the mnmA gene encoding tRNA 2-thiouridine(34) synthase MnmA, translating into MSKAPNDTRVVVGMSGGVDSSVAALLLKEQGYDVIGIFMKNWDDTDENGVCTATEDYNDVIQVCNQIGIPYYAVNFEKQYWDKVFTYFLDEYKAGRTPNPDVMCNKEIKFKAFLDHALALGADYVATGHYARVAYRNGEYKMLRGLDENKDQTYFLNQLGQEQLSKVLFPLGEINKSKVREIAQQAGLATATKKDSTGICFIGERNFKEFLSNYLPAQPGEMQTLSGEIKGKHDGLMYYTIGQRHGLGIGGSGEPWFVVGKDLENNILYVDQGFHNDLLYSDAILATNISWVSDREITDTLKCTAKFRYRQQDNAITVQRIDDNNIKIIFDEPIRAITPGQAVVFYDGDECLGGGTIDIVYKNGEELDYV